From Nocardioides sp. HDW12B, the proteins below share one genomic window:
- a CDS encoding adenylate kinase, which translates to MRATQDPAVDGRAQRILVYGVTGSGKSVLAARVAALRGLEHVAVDDLCWLPGWVQVLPDEQRRRMAVVCARDGWVLDSAWGVWSDLALARADLVVALDYPRAVSLARLLRRTVARVVDRRPICNGNTETLAQSFSSESIVAWHFRSFASKRARIAAWEADPDLPPVRRLRRPRETAAWLQQLAAAAPHAQAVS; encoded by the coding sequence ATGCGTGCGACCCAGGACCCAGCGGTGGACGGCCGGGCGCAGCGCATCCTCGTGTACGGCGTCACCGGGTCGGGCAAGTCGGTGCTGGCCGCGCGGGTCGCCGCGCTCCGGGGCCTCGAGCACGTCGCCGTCGACGACCTCTGCTGGCTGCCGGGGTGGGTGCAGGTGCTGCCCGACGAGCAGCGGCGCCGGATGGCAGTCGTCTGCGCCCGCGACGGCTGGGTCCTCGACTCGGCCTGGGGAGTCTGGTCGGACCTCGCCCTGGCTCGCGCGGACCTCGTCGTCGCCCTCGACTACCCGCGCGCGGTGTCGTTGGCCCGGCTGCTGCGACGCACGGTGGCGCGGGTCGTCGACCGCCGCCCGATCTGCAACGGCAACACCGAGACGCTGGCGCAGTCGTTCTCGTCCGAGTCGATCGTCGCGTGGCACTTCCGGTCCTTCGCCAGCAAGCGGGCGCGCATCGCCGCCTGGGAGGCCGACCCGGACCTGCCGCCGGTGCGGCGGCTGCGCCGGCCCCGCGAGACGGCGGCCTGGCTGCAGCAGCTGGCGGCTGCGGCTCCCCACGCGCAGGCGGTGTCCTGA
- a CDS encoding STAS domain-containing protein produces MELVDNDGAIELTGRLDGRSSAEVREALYDHIERHPDEDVRVDVTHVESIDVTALNLLAAAALKVRRAGGQVVLVGCSPALRRVVAYRGWRRLFRLERAASE; encoded by the coding sequence ATGGAACTCGTGGACAACGACGGGGCGATCGAGCTGACGGGGCGCCTGGACGGACGCAGCTCGGCCGAGGTGCGCGAAGCGCTCTACGACCACATCGAGCGGCATCCCGACGAGGACGTGCGCGTCGACGTGACGCACGTCGAGTCGATCGACGTCACCGCTCTCAACCTGCTGGCCGCGGCCGCGCTCAAGGTGCGTCGCGCGGGCGGCCAGGTCGTCCTCGTGGGCTGCTCGCCCGCGTTGCGCCGGGTGGTCGCCTACCGCGGGTGGCGCCGGCTGTTCCGGCTCGAGCGCGCCGCCTCCGAGTGA
- a CDS encoding right-handed parallel beta-helix repeat-containing protein, with product MSRPSSVRPPSRRPSRRAARPLAALLVAPLVALLTAGLVSVTAPAASAHEERTSTFPKGTGEVPRFLGYDNARSRVVCRPETRALVADMRAGAVKDRNQRMLRRCEFGSIQDAINTISARNTSIYVLPGTYRETKYAGDERSDYCSNLETESNDPLDEVDYIGSVPDPEGEEGEDSDPIALSYSDQRRCAHNLNLIALFGDETPRNDSIACDSRFCGTQIVGTGQRRTDVLIDNRFSKLNALRADRMSGLYLSNFAVQQAEFNAVYVMESDGFVIDRLLTRGNDEYGILAFASDHGVIKHSEAYYNGDSGIYPGSASDVNGENDRFRPKRYSIEIFGNRSHHNTLGYSGTAGNSVYSHHNRFYKNATGISTDSLFPGHPGLPQDHARWSRNKIYSNNVNYFTKYVDTGVCAKPMPERGYLQGTVCPVVPVPVGTGVLIAGGNFNSTDNNEIYDNWRYGTMQFWVPAPLRDEFDPAKLYDTSHGNRTFGNEMGFGPRGQKLYNGMDHWWDDEGQGNCWVNNTSSRGEPTDNFLVDPGPCAEGGSFNSPGTAAVKDAGFLSCSQYDRNDPTLRHPPECNWFDSPPKPTATSGDPFPIVPGSGEIAPRSSTVGGPDVGWATSLLALGALLAVGAASRARRTARG from the coding sequence ATGAGCCGTCCGTCGTCCGTCCGTCCCCCCTCGCGTCGCCCCTCGCGTCGCGCTGCGCGACCGCTCGCGGCCCTGCTGGTGGCGCCGCTCGTGGCGCTGCTGACGGCCGGGCTCGTGAGCGTGACGGCCCCGGCCGCCTCGGCCCACGAGGAGCGGACGTCGACCTTCCCGAAGGGCACCGGCGAGGTGCCGCGCTTCCTCGGCTACGACAACGCCCGCAGCCGCGTGGTCTGCCGGCCCGAGACCCGGGCGCTCGTCGCGGACATGCGCGCCGGCGCCGTGAAGGACCGCAACCAGCGGATGCTGCGACGCTGCGAGTTCGGCTCCATCCAGGACGCGATCAACACGATCTCGGCCCGCAACACCTCGATCTACGTGCTCCCGGGCACCTACCGCGAGACGAAGTACGCCGGCGACGAGCGGTCGGACTACTGCTCCAACCTCGAGACGGAGTCCAACGACCCGCTCGACGAGGTCGACTACATCGGCTCGGTGCCCGACCCCGAGGGCGAGGAGGGCGAGGACTCCGACCCGATCGCGCTGTCCTACTCCGACCAGCGCCGCTGCGCCCACAACCTCAACCTGATCGCGCTCTTCGGCGACGAGACGCCGCGCAACGACTCGATCGCCTGCGACAGCCGCTTCTGCGGGACGCAGATCGTCGGCACCGGCCAGCGCCGCACCGACGTGCTGATCGACAACCGCTTCAGCAAGCTCAACGCGCTGCGCGCGGACCGCATGAGCGGGCTCTACCTGTCGAACTTCGCGGTGCAGCAGGCCGAGTTCAACGCCGTCTACGTGATGGAGAGCGACGGGTTCGTGATCGACCGCCTGCTCACCCGCGGCAACGACGAGTACGGCATCCTCGCCTTCGCCTCCGACCACGGCGTCATCAAGCACTCCGAGGCCTACTACAACGGCGACTCGGGCATCTACCCGGGCTCGGCCTCGGACGTGAACGGCGAGAACGACCGCTTCCGTCCGAAGCGCTACTCGATCGAGATCTTCGGCAACCGCAGCCACCACAACACGCTCGGCTACTCCGGCACCGCGGGGAACTCGGTCTACTCCCACCACAACCGCTTCTACAAGAACGCGACCGGCATCTCGACCGACTCGCTCTTCCCCGGCCACCCCGGGCTGCCGCAGGACCACGCCCGCTGGAGCCGCAACAAGATCTACTCCAACAACGTCAACTACTTCACGAAGTACGTCGACACCGGGGTCTGCGCCAAGCCGATGCCGGAGCGCGGCTACCTCCAGGGCACCGTCTGCCCGGTCGTGCCGGTCCCCGTCGGCACCGGCGTGCTGATCGCCGGCGGCAACTTCAACTCCACCGACAACAACGAGATCTACGACAACTGGCGCTACGGGACGATGCAGTTCTGGGTGCCCGCCCCGCTGCGCGACGAGTTCGACCCGGCGAAGCTCTACGACACCTCGCACGGCAACCGCACCTTCGGCAACGAGATGGGCTTCGGGCCGCGCGGGCAGAAGCTCTACAACGGCATGGACCACTGGTGGGACGACGAGGGCCAGGGCAACTGCTGGGTGAACAACACCTCCTCGCGCGGCGAGCCGACCGACAACTTCCTCGTCGACCCGGGCCCGTGCGCCGAGGGTGGCTCCTTCAACTCCCCCGGCACCGCCGCGGTCAAGGACGCCGGCTTCCTCTCGTGCTCGCAGTACGACCGCAACGACCCGACGCTGCGTCACCCGCCGGAGTGCAACTGGTTCGACAGCCCGCCCAAGCCCACGGCGACCTCCGGGGACCCGTTCCCGATCGTGCCGGGCTCCGGCGAGATCGCCCCGCGCTCCTCGACGGTCGGCGGCCCCGACGTCGGCTGGGCGACCAGCCTGCTGGCGCTCGGCGCGCTGCTCGCCGTCGGCGCGGCGTCCCGCGCTCGGCGTACGGCGCGAGGCTGA
- the nucS gene encoding endonuclease NucS — translation MRLVVARCQVDYAGRLSAHLPMATRLIMVKNDGSVLVHSDGGSYKPLNWMSPPATLREGTTDDGQVEWRVTSPKADDTLRILIEEVLSDTRHDLGIDPGLQKDGVEKHLQALLAEHPATLSDGLTLVRREFPTAIGPVDLMCRDGEGLSVAVEIKRRGDIDGVEQLTRYLELLNRDPLLTVNGAVRGVFAAQAIKPQARVLAEDRGIACVVVDYDALRGIDDPSHRLF, via the coding sequence GTGAGACTCGTCGTCGCTCGGTGCCAGGTGGACTACGCGGGTCGGCTGTCGGCCCACCTGCCGATGGCGACGCGCCTGATCATGGTCAAGAACGACGGGTCGGTGCTCGTCCACAGCGACGGCGGCTCCTACAAGCCGCTGAACTGGATGTCACCGCCGGCCACCCTGCGCGAGGGCACCACCGACGACGGCCAGGTCGAGTGGAGGGTCACGTCCCCCAAGGCCGACGACACGCTGCGGATCCTCATCGAGGAGGTCCTCAGCGACACCCGCCACGACCTCGGCATCGACCCCGGGCTACAGAAGGACGGCGTCGAGAAGCACCTCCAGGCGCTGCTGGCCGAGCACCCCGCGACGCTCTCCGACGGCCTCACGCTCGTACGCCGTGAGTTCCCCACGGCGATCGGCCCGGTCGACCTGATGTGCCGCGACGGCGAGGGGCTGTCGGTCGCGGTCGAGATCAAGCGCCGCGGCGACATCGACGGTGTCGAGCAGCTGACCCGCTACCTCGAGCTGCTCAACCGCGACCCGCTGCTGACCGTCAACGGCGCGGTCCGGGGCGTCTTCGCCGCGCAGGCCATCAAGCCACAGGCGCGCGTGCTGGCCGAGGACCGCGGCATCGCCTGCGTCGTCGTCGACTACGACGCGCTCCGCGGCATCGACGACCCCAGCCACCGGCTCTTCTGA
- the murA gene encoding UDP-N-acetylglucosamine 1-carboxyvinyltransferase, whose amino-acid sequence MEAFVVTSGEDRSPLHGTVRVGGAKNSALKLMAAALLAPGTTTITNLPDILDVAVMARLLEELGCTVSLDLDAERVDIDVPETLGHHAPYHLVRRLRASISVLGPLLARCGRAEVSLPGGDNIGSRGLDMHLRGLSDLGAEVGIEHGYVVASVVDRLVGTPLWLDFPSVGATENLVMAATLAHGTTVVDNVAREPEIVDLCTMLVEMGARIEGIGSSTLVVDGVDRLHPVAHATVTDRIVTGTWAFATAMAGGELVVEGGVAGHLDIVLDKLVSAGAEVQVRPDGFVVSAERRLDAFDVVTLPYPGFPTDLQPFAMALAAVSDGTAMITENVFEARFMFAQELARLGADVRTDGHHAVVRGRPLLSGAEVVAHDIRAGAALVLAGLAASGRTTVADSFHIDRGYPGFVETLQRLGVDVERVELPDYDR is encoded by the coding sequence ATGGAGGCCTTCGTCGTCACCAGCGGTGAGGACCGCTCCCCGCTGCACGGCACGGTGCGGGTGGGCGGGGCGAAGAACAGCGCGCTCAAGCTCATGGCTGCGGCGCTGCTCGCGCCCGGCACCACCACGATCACCAACCTGCCGGACATCCTCGACGTCGCCGTCATGGCGCGGCTGCTGGAGGAGCTGGGCTGCACGGTGAGTCTGGACCTCGACGCCGAGCGGGTCGACATCGACGTGCCGGAGACGCTGGGCCACCACGCGCCGTACCACCTGGTGCGGCGCCTGCGCGCGTCCATCAGCGTGCTCGGGCCGCTGCTCGCGCGCTGCGGGCGGGCCGAGGTCTCACTGCCGGGGGGCGACAACATCGGATCCCGCGGCCTGGACATGCACCTGCGTGGCCTGAGCGACCTGGGGGCCGAGGTCGGCATCGAGCACGGGTACGTCGTCGCGTCGGTCGTCGACCGTCTCGTCGGGACGCCGCTGTGGCTGGACTTCCCCAGCGTCGGCGCCACTGAGAACCTCGTGATGGCCGCGACCCTCGCCCACGGCACGACCGTCGTCGACAACGTCGCCCGCGAGCCGGAGATCGTGGACCTGTGCACGATGCTGGTCGAGATGGGCGCCCGCATCGAGGGCATCGGCAGCTCGACCCTCGTCGTGGACGGCGTCGACCGGCTCCACCCGGTCGCCCACGCCACCGTCACCGACCGCATCGTCACGGGCACCTGGGCGTTCGCCACCGCGATGGCCGGCGGCGAGCTCGTCGTCGAGGGCGGCGTCGCGGGCCACCTCGACATCGTGCTGGACAAGCTCGTCAGCGCGGGCGCGGAGGTCCAGGTGCGGCCCGACGGGTTCGTGGTCTCCGCCGAGCGGCGCCTCGACGCCTTCGACGTCGTGACGCTGCCCTACCCCGGGTTCCCCACCGACCTGCAGCCGTTCGCGATGGCCCTCGCGGCCGTCAGCGACGGCACCGCGATGATCACCGAGAACGTCTTCGAGGCGCGCTTCATGTTCGCCCAGGAGCTGGCGCGGCTCGGCGCCGACGTGCGCACCGACGGCCACCACGCCGTGGTCCGAGGTCGGCCCCTGCTGTCGGGCGCGGAGGTGGTCGCCCACGACATCCGGGCCGGCGCGGCGCTCGTGCTCGCGGGGCTGGCGGCCAGCGGACGCACGACGGTGGCCGACTCGTTCCACATCGACCGGGGCTACCCCGGGTTCGTGGAGACGCTGCAACGGCTCGGGGTCGACGTCGAGCGGGTGGAGCTGCCCGACTACGACCGCTGA
- a CDS encoding cob(I)yrinic acid a,c-diamide adenosyltransferase, with protein sequence MVNLTRIYTRTGDAGTTRLGDNSETTKTDLRLEAYADVDELNSHLGHALATGGLDERSVAVLVHVQNDLFDVGADLATPVVEDPEFPPLRVLPEYVERLEAWCDELNDPLESLRSFILPGGTPGAALLHVCRTVARRAERAGWRAHEEHGASMNVVALTYLNRLSDLLFILARHANREVGDVLWVPGGER encoded by the coding sequence ATGGTCAACCTGACGCGCATCTACACCCGCACCGGTGACGCCGGCACCACACGGCTCGGCGACAACAGCGAGACCACGAAGACCGACCTGCGTCTCGAGGCGTACGCCGACGTCGACGAGCTCAACAGCCACCTCGGCCACGCGCTGGCGACGGGCGGGCTCGACGAGCGCTCGGTGGCGGTCCTCGTGCACGTGCAGAACGATCTCTTCGACGTCGGCGCCGACCTCGCCACCCCGGTGGTCGAGGACCCGGAGTTCCCGCCGCTGCGCGTGCTCCCGGAGTACGTCGAGCGCCTCGAGGCCTGGTGCGACGAGCTGAACGATCCCCTGGAGTCGCTGCGCTCCTTCATCCTCCCCGGGGGCACCCCCGGCGCTGCCCTGCTGCACGTGTGCCGCACGGTGGCCCGTCGCGCCGAGCGGGCCGGCTGGCGGGCCCACGAGGAGCACGGGGCGAGCATGAACGTGGTCGCCCTGACCTACCTGAACCGCCTGAGCGACCTGCTGTTCATCCTGGCCCGGCACGCGAACCGGGAGGTCGGCGACGTCCTGTGGGTGCCGGGCGGCGAGCGCTGA
- a CDS encoding FAD-dependent oxidoreductase — protein sequence MSRVTVVGAGVVGLSCAVRLLEAGHEVAVLARDLPLETTSAVAAALWYPYRAYPLERVLGWAATTCTDLTALADDEATGVTMRRGTQVLRSPEARPWWASALPAVEAATDLPSGYAAGWSAEVPVAEMPVYLGWLNDRVEDLGGTVTRMALAALPDQAEVVVNASGLGARLLGSDDSVVPVRGQVVVVEQVGLEEWWLDSAGPTYVVPRRHDIVVGGTDTEGAWDRRPDEAVAREVLARATALVPQLKRARVLRHRVGLRPARSGVRLEERTGVRGNRVIHCYGHGGAGVTLSWGCAAEVTSLVGRG from the coding sequence ATGAGTCGCGTGACCGTCGTCGGGGCCGGTGTGGTCGGGCTCTCGTGCGCCGTCCGCCTGCTCGAGGCCGGGCACGAGGTGGCGGTGCTGGCGCGGGACCTGCCGCTGGAGACGACCTCCGCGGTGGCCGCCGCGCTCTGGTACCCCTACCGCGCCTACCCCCTCGAGCGCGTGCTCGGCTGGGCCGCCACGACCTGCACCGACCTCACCGCGCTGGCCGACGACGAGGCGACCGGCGTCACGATGCGGCGCGGCACCCAGGTGCTCCGCTCACCGGAGGCGCGGCCGTGGTGGGCCTCGGCGCTGCCGGCGGTCGAGGCCGCCACCGACCTGCCCTCGGGGTACGCCGCCGGGTGGTCGGCGGAGGTGCCGGTCGCCGAGATGCCGGTCTACCTCGGCTGGTTGAACGACCGGGTCGAGGACCTCGGCGGCACCGTGACCCGCATGGCGCTGGCAGCGCTGCCCGACCAGGCCGAGGTGGTCGTCAACGCCAGCGGGCTCGGTGCCCGGCTGCTCGGGTCCGACGACTCGGTCGTGCCGGTGCGGGGCCAGGTCGTGGTCGTGGAGCAGGTCGGGCTCGAGGAGTGGTGGCTCGACAGTGCGGGACCGACGTACGTCGTGCCGCGCCGGCACGACATCGTCGTCGGCGGCACCGACACCGAGGGGGCCTGGGACCGCCGGCCGGACGAGGCCGTCGCCCGCGAGGTCCTCGCCCGGGCCACGGCGCTGGTGCCGCAGCTGAAGCGCGCGCGGGTGCTGCGCCACCGCGTGGGGCTGCGACCGGCGCGCTCAGGCGTGCGCCTCGAGGAGCGCACCGGGGTGCGCGGGAACCGCGTCATCCACTGCTACGGACACGGCGGGGCCGGCGTCACGCTCTCGTGGGGCTGCGCCGCCGAGGTGACGTCTCTCGTCGGACGCGGCTGA
- a CDS encoding DUF3072 domain-containing protein produces MTESNTHSKSPSADQSTDEPTQHPTEQPTGQSDQPDVLGAGAASPGTTEKDPESWVTGDEPMTGAQRSYLDTLAREAGETLQGDLTKAEASEHIDRLQEATGRGA; encoded by the coding sequence ATGACCGAGTCGAACACACATTCGAAGTCCCCGTCCGCTGACCAGTCCACCGACGAGCCCACCCAGCATCCCACCGAGCAGCCCACCGGCCAGTCCGACCAGCCGGACGTCCTCGGCGCCGGCGCCGCCTCCCCCGGCACCACCGAGAAGGACCCGGAGAGCTGGGTCACCGGCGACGAGCCGATGACCGGCGCCCAGCGCAGCTACCTCGACACCCTGGCGCGCGAGGCCGGCGAGACCCTCCAGGGCGACCTCACCAAGGCCGAGGCGTCCGAGCACATCGACCGCCTGCAGGAGGCCACCGGCCGCGGCGCCTAG
- a CDS encoding protein meaA produces MTQQQDQVPPAAPAAETAAETAPGTGEVRPERDRPWVMRTYAGHSSASESNALYRRNLAKGQTGLSVAFDLPTQTGYDPDSVLAKGEVGKVGVPVPHLGDMRQLFADIPLTGMNTSMTINATAMWLLALYQVVAEEQNPGVDPREVHAQLAGTTQNDIIKEYLSRGTYVFPPEHSLRLTTDTIAYTVNHIPKWNPINICSYHLQEAGATPTQELAFALCTAISVLDSVRDSGQVEADDMAKVVGRMSFFVNAGVRFVEEMCKMRAFVELWDEITRERYGVTDEKMRRFRYGVQVNSLGLTEAQPENNVQRIVLEMLGVTLSKNARARAVQLPAWNEALGLPRPWDQQWSLRLQQVLAFESDLLEHADLFDGSHVVEAKVADLVASARAEIDRVQAMGGAVAAVETGYMKQALVSSHAARRGRIESGDEVVVGVNKFQTTEESPLTADLDTAIQVADPEAERAALRGLEEWRAKRDQGEVDNSLARLAADAKSGVNLMDATLAAARAGVTTGEWAGTLREVFGEYRAPTGVSGAVGVAEPGEALTEVRETVRATGEELGGRLRLLVGKPGLDGHSNGAEQVAVRARDAGFEVIYQGIRLTPAEIVAAAVAEDVHCVGLSILSGSHMELVPAVLDGLRAEGLDDVPVVLGGIIPTSDAARLKELGVAAVFTPKDFGLTEIMAGIVAEIRTARGLA; encoded by the coding sequence ATGACCCAGCAGCAGGACCAGGTTCCCCCGGCCGCACCCGCCGCCGAGACCGCCGCGGAGACGGCCCCGGGCACCGGTGAGGTGCGCCCCGAGCGCGACCGCCCCTGGGTGATGCGGACCTACGCCGGGCACAGCTCGGCGTCGGAGTCCAACGCGCTCTACCGCCGCAACCTCGCCAAGGGGCAGACCGGCCTGTCGGTCGCGTTCGATCTCCCGACGCAGACCGGCTACGACCCCGACTCGGTCCTGGCCAAGGGCGAGGTCGGCAAGGTCGGCGTCCCCGTCCCGCACCTGGGCGACATGCGGCAGCTGTTCGCCGACATCCCGCTGACCGGCATGAACACCTCGATGACGATCAACGCCACCGCGATGTGGCTGCTGGCGCTGTATCAGGTGGTCGCCGAGGAGCAGAACCCCGGCGTCGACCCGCGCGAGGTGCACGCCCAGCTGGCCGGCACGACGCAGAACGACATCATCAAGGAGTACCTCTCCCGGGGCACCTACGTGTTCCCGCCCGAGCACTCGCTGCGCCTGACCACCGACACCATCGCCTACACCGTCAACCACATCCCGAAGTGGAACCCGATCAACATCTGCAGCTACCACCTGCAGGAGGCCGGGGCGACGCCGACGCAGGAGCTGGCCTTCGCCCTGTGCACGGCCATCTCGGTGCTCGACTCCGTGCGTGACTCGGGCCAGGTCGAGGCCGACGACATGGCCAAGGTCGTGGGCCGGATGTCGTTCTTCGTCAACGCCGGGGTGCGGTTCGTCGAGGAGATGTGCAAGATGCGCGCCTTCGTCGAGCTGTGGGACGAGATCACCCGGGAGCGCTACGGCGTCACCGACGAGAAGATGCGCCGCTTCCGGTACGGCGTGCAGGTCAACTCGCTCGGCCTGACCGAGGCCCAGCCCGAGAACAACGTGCAGCGCATCGTCCTGGAGATGCTGGGCGTCACGCTGTCGAAGAACGCCCGCGCCCGTGCGGTCCAGCTGCCGGCGTGGAACGAGGCGCTCGGCCTGCCGCGGCCCTGGGACCAGCAGTGGTCGCTGCGGCTGCAGCAGGTGCTGGCCTTCGAGTCCGACCTGCTCGAGCACGCCGACCTCTTCGACGGCTCGCACGTGGTCGAGGCCAAGGTCGCCGACCTCGTCGCCAGCGCCCGCGCCGAGATCGACCGGGTGCAGGCGATGGGCGGCGCGGTCGCGGCCGTCGAGACCGGCTACATGAAGCAGGCGCTGGTGTCCTCCCACGCCGCTCGTCGCGGCCGCATCGAGTCCGGCGACGAGGTCGTGGTCGGCGTCAACAAGTTCCAGACCACCGAGGAGTCCCCGCTGACCGCGGACCTCGACACCGCCATCCAGGTCGCGGACCCGGAGGCCGAGCGGGCCGCGCTGCGCGGCCTGGAGGAGTGGCGTGCGAAGCGCGACCAGGGCGAGGTCGACAATTCGCTCGCGCGGCTGGCCGCCGACGCCAAGTCGGGGGTCAACCTCATGGACGCCACCCTGGCCGCGGCCCGCGCCGGCGTGACGACCGGCGAGTGGGCCGGCACGCTGCGCGAGGTCTTCGGCGAGTACCGCGCCCCCACCGGCGTCTCCGGCGCCGTCGGTGTGGCCGAGCCCGGCGAGGCGCTCACGGAGGTCCGCGAGACGGTCCGGGCCACGGGCGAGGAGCTGGGCGGTCGGCTGCGGCTGCTGGTCGGCAAGCCCGGTCTCGACGGGCACTCCAACGGCGCCGAGCAGGTGGCGGTGCGCGCCCGCGACGCCGGCTTCGAGGTGATCTACCAGGGCATCCGGCTGACCCCGGCCGAGATCGTCGCGGCCGCGGTGGCCGAGGACGTCCACTGCGTGGGGCTCTCGATCCTCTCCGGCTCGCACATGGAGCTCGTGCCGGCGGTGCTCGACGGTCTCCGGGCCGAGGGCCTCGACGACGTCCCGGTCGTGCTCGGCGGCATCATCCCGACCTCGGACGCAGCGCGCCTCAAGGAGCTGGGCGTCGCCGCGGTCTTCACGCCCAAGGACTTCGGCCTCACCGAGATCATGGCCGGCATCGTCGCCGAGATCCGCACGGCCCGCGGCCTCGCCTGA
- a CDS encoding 3-hydroxybutyryl-CoA dehydrogenase produces MSAEAVAPVSTAPSREFTTIGVVGLGTMGAGIAEVFARHGYEVVGVEVDDETLERGRQHVTNSTARAVSRGKLTEAEQSELVDRITFSTDLQALAGCQFVVEAVVEQLAVKRSVISTLDGILGADAIIATNTSSLSVTEISTATARPGRVVGVHFFNPAPVQKLVEVVRTVVTQPDVLADVSALVESLEKTPVVCGDKAGFIANALLFGYLNHAVSMYEGRYASREDIDAAMRFGCGYPMGPLALLDLIGLDTAYEILDTMYKQGRDRLHAPAPILKQMVTAGLLGRKTGRGFYTYDGVDSSAVVPDERTPSADEAPQLRHDVSTVGVVGTGTMASGIVEVFAKAGYDVVYVGRSQAKVDGVRATIERSLDKAIQRGKLDESAKAAVLGRLTGATSLDDLAQVDVVVEAIAEDLQVKTVLFENLDEICKPGAILATTTSSLPIISLAKVTSRPQDVVGMHFFNPAPIMKLVEVVSTVATSDDVAETTRALCAKVGKHAVSCGDRAGFIVNALLFPYLNDAIKMLEAHYATADDIDTAMKYGCALPMGPFALLDVVGNDVSLAIQRELYLEFREPGFAPAPLLEHLVAAGYLGRKTKKGFRDYSAV; encoded by the coding sequence ATGTCTGCAGAAGCCGTCGCCCCGGTCAGCACCGCCCCGTCCCGCGAGTTCACCACCATCGGCGTGGTGGGCCTCGGCACCATGGGCGCCGGAATCGCGGAGGTCTTCGCCCGCCACGGCTACGAGGTCGTCGGCGTCGAGGTCGACGACGAGACCCTGGAGCGCGGCCGCCAGCACGTCACCAACTCGACCGCCCGCGCCGTGAGCCGCGGCAAGCTGACCGAGGCCGAGCAGAGCGAGCTGGTCGACCGCATCACCTTCAGCACCGACCTGCAGGCGCTCGCCGGATGCCAGTTCGTCGTCGAGGCCGTCGTCGAGCAGCTGGCCGTCAAGCGCAGCGTGATCTCCACCCTCGACGGCATCCTCGGCGCCGATGCCATCATCGCCACCAACACCTCGTCGCTGTCGGTCACCGAGATCTCGACGGCCACCGCGCGCCCCGGTCGCGTGGTCGGAGTCCACTTCTTCAACCCCGCCCCGGTCCAGAAGCTCGTCGAGGTCGTCCGCACCGTCGTGACCCAGCCCGACGTGCTCGCCGACGTGTCCGCACTCGTGGAGTCGCTCGAGAAGACCCCGGTCGTCTGCGGCGACAAGGCGGGCTTCATCGCCAACGCGTTGCTGTTCGGCTACCTCAACCACGCCGTGTCCATGTACGAGGGCCGCTACGCCTCCCGCGAGGACATCGACGCGGCGATGCGCTTCGGCTGCGGCTACCCCATGGGTCCGCTGGCCCTGCTCGACCTGATCGGCCTCGACACGGCGTACGAGATCCTCGACACGATGTACAAGCAGGGCCGCGACCGTCTCCACGCGCCCGCCCCGATCCTCAAGCAGATGGTCACCGCCGGCCTGCTGGGCCGCAAGACCGGTCGCGGCTTCTACACCTACGACGGCGTGGACTCCTCCGCCGTCGTCCCCGACGAGCGCACCCCGTCGGCCGACGAGGCACCGCAGCTGCGCCACGACGTCTCCACCGTGGGCGTCGTCGGCACCGGCACCATGGCCAGCGGCATCGTGGAGGTCTTCGCCAAGGCGGGGTACGACGTGGTCTACGTCGGCCGCTCGCAGGCCAAGGTCGACGGGGTCCGCGCCACCATCGAGCGCTCCCTGGACAAGGCGATCCAGCGCGGCAAGCTCGACGAGTCGGCCAAGGCCGCCGTGCTCGGCCGGCTGACCGGGGCCACGTCGCTCGACGACCTGGCCCAGGTCGACGTCGTGGTCGAGGCCATCGCCGAGGACCTCCAGGTCAAGACCGTGCTCTTCGAGAACCTCGACGAGATCTGCAAGCCGGGCGCGATCCTCGCCACCACCACCTCGAGCCTGCCGATCATCAGCCTCGCCAAGGTCACCTCGCGCCCGCAGGACGTGGTGGGCATGCACTTCTTCAACCCGGCCCCGATCATGAAGCTGGTCGAGGTCGTCTCCACCGTGGCCACCAGCGACGACGTCGCCGAGACGACCCGGGCGCTGTGCGCCAAGGTCGGCAAGCACGCCGTCTCCTGCGGCGACCGCGCCGGGTTCATCGTCAACGCCCTGCTGTTCCCCTACCTCAACGACGCCATCAAGATGCTCGAGGCCCACTACGCCACGGCCGACGACATCGACACCGCCATGAAGTACGGCTGCGCGCTGCCGATGGGCCCGTTCGCGCTGCTCGACGTGGTCGGCAACGACGTCTCGCTCGCCATCCAGCGCGAGCTCTACCTGGAGTTCCGCGAGCCCGGCTTCGCTCCGGCGCCGCTGCTCGAGCACCTCGTCGCCGCCGGCTACCTGGGGCGGAAGACGAAAAAGGGCTTCCGGGATTACTCCGCGGTGTGA